One region of Zootoca vivipara chromosome 7, rZooViv1.1, whole genome shotgun sequence genomic DNA includes:
- the STX6 gene encoding syntaxin-6 isoform X2 → MSMEDPFFVVKGEVQKAVNTAQGLFQRWTELLQDPSSATREEIDWTTNELRNNLRSIEWDLEDLDETISIVEANPRKFNLDATELGVRKAFITSTRQVVRDMKDQMSNTSVQALAERKNRQVLLGESGTHGWSSGADKYGRLDREMQSVNSHFIEEQQAQQQLIIEQQDEQLELVSGSIGVLKNMSQRIGGELDEQAVMLDDFSHELDSTHSRLDNVMKKLAKVSHMTSGTHAT, encoded by the exons ATGTCCATGGAGGACCCCTTCTTCGTGGTGAAAGG GGAAGTTCAGAAGGCAGTGAACACTGCACAGGGGCTGTTCCAGAGATGGACAGAACTCCTGCAAGATCCATCCAGCGCTACAAGAGAAGAAATTGACTGGACCACTAATGAACTGAGGAACAACCTAAGGAGCATTGAGTGGGATCTTGAAGACTTAGATGAAACTATTA GCATTGTTGAAGCAAACCCTCGAAAATTCAACCTTGATGCAACAGAGCTAGGAGTAAGAAAAGCCTTCATCACAAGCACACGACAGGTGGTCAGG GATATGAAGGATCAAATGTCAAACACTTCTGTTCAAGCACTGGCTGAAAGGAAAAACAGGCAG GTCCTTCTGGGAGAAAGTGGAACTCATGGCTGGAGTTCTGGGGCTGACAAGTACGGCCGCTTGGATCGTGAAATGCAGTCGGTAAATTCCCACTTCATTGAGGAGCAGCAAGCACAGCAACAG TTAATCATCGAACAGCAGGATGAACAGTTGGAGCTGGTCTCTGGCAGCATTGGTGTATTAAAGAATATGTCCCAGCGTATTGGAGGAGAGCTAGATGAACAAGCAGT CATGTTGGATGACTTTTCTCATGAACTGGACAGCACTCACTCACGGCTAGACAATGTTATGAAGAAACTTGCAAAAGTGTCCCATATGACCAGTG GGACGCATGCAACATGA
- the STX6 gene encoding syntaxin-6 isoform X1: MSMEDPFFVVKGEVQKAVNTAQGLFQRWTELLQDPSSATREEIDWTTNELRNNLRSIEWDLEDLDETISIVEANPRKFNLDATELGVRKAFITSTRQVVRDMKDQMSNTSVQALAERKNRQVLLGESGTHGWSSGADKYGRLDREMQSVNSHFIEEQQAQQQLIIEQQDEQLELVSGSIGVLKNMSQRIGGELDEQAVMLDDFSHELDSTHSRLDNVMKKLAKVSHMTSDRRQWCAIIILFAILLVVLILFFVL, encoded by the exons ATGTCCATGGAGGACCCCTTCTTCGTGGTGAAAGG GGAAGTTCAGAAGGCAGTGAACACTGCACAGGGGCTGTTCCAGAGATGGACAGAACTCCTGCAAGATCCATCCAGCGCTACAAGAGAAGAAATTGACTGGACCACTAATGAACTGAGGAACAACCTAAGGAGCATTGAGTGGGATCTTGAAGACTTAGATGAAACTATTA GCATTGTTGAAGCAAACCCTCGAAAATTCAACCTTGATGCAACAGAGCTAGGAGTAAGAAAAGCCTTCATCACAAGCACACGACAGGTGGTCAGG GATATGAAGGATCAAATGTCAAACACTTCTGTTCAAGCACTGGCTGAAAGGAAAAACAGGCAG GTCCTTCTGGGAGAAAGTGGAACTCATGGCTGGAGTTCTGGGGCTGACAAGTACGGCCGCTTGGATCGTGAAATGCAGTCGGTAAATTCCCACTTCATTGAGGAGCAGCAAGCACAGCAACAG TTAATCATCGAACAGCAGGATGAACAGTTGGAGCTGGTCTCTGGCAGCATTGGTGTATTAAAGAATATGTCCCAGCGTATTGGAGGAGAGCTAGATGAACAAGCAGT CATGTTGGATGACTTTTCTCATGAACTGGACAGCACTCACTCACGGCTAGACAATGTTATGAAGAAACTTGCAAAAGTGTCCCATATGACCAGTG ATCGGCGACAGTGGTGCGCAATTATCATTCTCTTTGCTATCCTGCTGGTGGTGCTTATTCTGTTTTTTGTGCTGTGA